Proteins from a single region of Oryza brachyantha chromosome 6, ObraRS2, whole genome shotgun sequence:
- the LOC102717160 gene encoding DNA-directed RNA polymerase I subunit rpa43-like isoform X2, with translation MDALREAEAKLTVYVHPSNAADVRRAVARQLSTLLFSYEDRFDGVLLAHEAIVESEQGKILNGLVPYFGVPVHANLLLYSPKPDMMLEGKVEMLGKESIHAIVLGVFSAAIMSDDIHKKFKFKKKNGRGKFVSRSDQQHVIKKGSMIQFSVKRVDTEMNCHITGSLIPPHTGSMLWLSVHDAEYALEINRKSSRDINIKIEQHEQDNKTVNDEQGVKNSERKHKSKSRKRNFEER, from the exons atggATGCGCTtcgggaggcggaggccaaGCTGACGGTGTACGTGCACCCCTCCAACGCCGCCGacgtccgccgcgccgtcgcccgccaGCTCAGCACGCTCCTCTTCTC GTACGAGGACCGCTTCGATGGGGTGTTACTGGCTCATGAAGCTATCGTGGAGAGTGAGCAAGGCAAAATCCTGAATGGTTTGGTACCGTATTTTGGTGTGCCCGTGCACGCAAATCTGCTGCTTTACTCTCCGAAGCCTGACATGATGCTGG AAGGGAAGGTTGAAATGCTTGGAAAGGAATCAATCCATGCCATTGTACTAGGGGTATTCTCAGCAGCCATTATGTCAGATGATATTCATAAGAAGTTCAAGTTCAAAAAA aaaaatggtAGAGGAAAATTTGTAAGCAGGTCAGACCAACAGCACGTGATTAAAAAAGGAAGCATGATACAATTTTCTGTCAAAAG GGTGGATACAGAAATGAATTGTCACATAACTGGATCTTTAATCCCACCTCACACTGGATCCATGCTTTGGTTGTCAGTACATGATGCTGAGTATGCATTGGAAATCAACAG GAAAAGTTCAAGAGATATCAACATTAAAATTGAGCAGCATGAACAAGATAACAAAACTGTCAATGATGAACAGGGTGTGAAGAACTCTGAAAGAAAACACAAGTCCAAGTCCCGAAAGAGGAATTTTGAGGAAAGATGA
- the LOC102717439 gene encoding ALBINO3-like protein 2, chloroplastic: protein MALPLRLLGRLAGGGGRRRLATPLSVLRHHLSAYPSPATVPAPPLPLPPRVPLLPFAVPARSFSWYSRSSPPSEKAPEEEVHAEGEGVYLRDAGSVDYAEVVASTASASSDAVGVAAGGDGGGSSLGFAVTSLIDLLDGFHSLTGIPWWITISLSTVAMRLLILPVLITQIKKVARIGELLPELPPPLPPPLSGRSFRDQFSLYQKKRRELGCPSFLWNWAYFSVQFPFFILWMSTIRTMCLSNHPGLDNGGILWFHNLTEFSHGSSGLVFPTLVAGLHYLNVQISFHGTQTKHYPGIFGILAKYFRVYLEILTIPLFLIGYVVPQGSLVYWTTNGFITVAQQLSLRNDAVKKMLGLPDAGVHQKSPRVGHKMMQQWPLEDAGMHTNLTSPDNEIANKILEGKVSESTSPEELLEQALQHLENGCQDQAIPLIRTAIEKDPNLYVALIGMGQALFSNKLFPEATVCFEHAIPKIEEQDPLLVLACYCAGLSRMQQGDNKMAIEILQRLSELKEPEKDINKKCYFQGLVILGSILINEGRKSEAVKFVQRAAAYDPDFEIYLKQCDETTEDYRKSEH, encoded by the exons ATGGCGCTTCCGCTTCGCCTCctcggccgcctcgccggcggcggcggaaggcggCGCCTCGCGACGCCGCTGTCCGTGctccgccaccacctctcCGCCTATCCAAGCCCCGCGACCGTCCCCGCTCCTCCGCTCCCGTTGCCCCCCCGCGTGCCGCTGCTCCCATTCGCGGTCCCCGCGCGCAGCTTCTCCTGGTACtcccgctcgtcgccgccgtcggagaAGGCTCCCGAAGAGGAGGTGCACGCCGAGGGGGAAGGCGTCTACCTGCGCGACGCGGGTAGCGTTGATTACGCGGAGGTGGTCGCCAGCACCGCAAGTGCCTCGTCGGATGCCGTCGGAgtagccgccggcggcgatggcggcggcagctcgtTGGGGTTTGCTGTCACCTCACTGATCGACCTCCTCGACGGATTCCATAGTCTCACCGGGATCCCATG GTGGATAACAATTTCTCTGTCAACTGTGGCCATGAGACTGTTGATACTTCCAGTACTTATAACACAAATTAAGAAGGTTGCTAGGATTGGTGAACTGTTACCAGAAT TGCCTCCTccactccctcctcctctATCAGGAAGGAGCTTTCGTGACCAGTTCTCTCTCTATCAGAAGAAAAGGCGAGAACTTGGTTGCCCCTCCTTTCTTTGGAATTGGGCCTACTTTTCAGTCCAG TTCCCGTTCTTTATACTGTGGATGTCAACAATACGGACTATGTGCTTGAGTAATCACCCTGGACTAGATAAT GGCGGTATTCTGTGGTTTCATAACTTGACCGAATTTTCACATGGTTCTTCAGGCCTTGTTTTTCCTACCCTAGTTGCAGGTCTCCATTACTTAAATGTTCAG ATTTCCTTTCATGGAACCCAGACCAAGCATTATCCAGGTATTTTTGGCATACTGGCAAAG TACTTCAGGGTATACCTTGAGATCCTGACTATCCCTTTATTTCTAATTGGATATGTCGTTCCTCAG GGTAGCCTGGTCTACTGGACTACAAATGGTTTCATTACTGTAGCTCAG CAATTATCCCTCAGAAATGATGCTGTCAAGAAGATGTTGGGATTGCCTGATGCTGGTGTTCACCAAAAGTCTCCTCGTGTGGGTCATAAGATGATGCAG CAATGGCCCCTTGAAGATGCTGGCATGCATACTAATTTGACATCACCTGATAATGAAATTGCcaataaaattttggaagGAAAAGTATCTGAGTCCACTTCACCTGAAGAGCTTCTTGAA caaGCGTTACAACATTTGGAAAATGGATGTCAGGATCAAGCTATCCCACTGATTAG AACAGCAATAGAGAAAGACCCAAATCTTTATGTAGCATTGATTGGTATGGGACAAGCATTGTTCTCAAACAAATTGTTTCCTGAAGCCACAGTGTGTTTTGAACATGCTATACCGAAG ATTGAAGAGCAGGATCCACTTCTTGTGCTTGCATGCTATTGTGCAGGCCTTTCGCGAATGCAGCAG gGTGACAATAAAATGGCAATCGAAATCCTCCAGAGATTATCAGAACTAAAGGAACCGGAAAAAGATATTAACAAAAAATGCTATTTCCAAGGACTGGTCATTCTAGGAAG TATACTAATTAATGAGGGACGGAAATCTGAGGCTGTCAAATTCGTGCAACGAGCAGCTGCCTATGATCCTGATTTCGAGATATATCTGAAACAATGTGATGAAACAACAGAAGATTATAGGAAATCAGAACACTGA
- the LOC102713094 gene encoding putative F-box protein At1g47790, whose product MMENQREGGGYDEPLTKRRRRNPAGATVADIPDDVAEQILLRLPVKSILRLRSVCRSWRAMVADPRFVRLQLHHSTTARRRRRRPPSMIVMPCWSVTDQRMGAISFFHYQGHGAAAELAHEEALPLGVAADWNLPLHCNGLVMVSSEMYSSDQIIVCNPATRELAELPVGTPDLFGIQKVGLGADPLTGEVKVVRCFIRHCDYTKTDYSVGCEVFPLGGGSGAWRPVADSPYLVMPSPSPCILGAIYWTAALPSPPAGSGTASGILRFDVRAEEFSLFPIPPCMQAAPEDVEGFGPALTELAGKLCYVHKHVSDAGVAAAQLWTASAADDDGAARWSMHCTVELYHPALAVRPFAVDYQGGIFLNANFTCIFRYDTERQVLEREVGMNQEMTYFRASNRLHYRFYGGRWMHHVVPYRESLLTIRAK is encoded by the coding sequence ATGATGGAGAATCAACGGGAAGGTGGAGGTTACGACGAGCCATTGaccaagcggcggcggcgcaatcccgccggcgccaccgtggccgaCATCCCGGACGACGTCGCCGAGCaaatcctcctccgcctccccgtcAAGTCCATCCTGCGACTTCGGTCCGTGTGCAGGTCGTGGCGCGCCATGGTCGCCGACCCGCGCTTCGTGCGCCTCCAGCTGCACCACTCCAcgacggcgcgccgccgccgtcgtcggccgccGTCCATGATCGTCATGCCGTGCTGGAGCGTGACGGACCAACGGATGGGAGCGATCAGCTTCTTCCATTACCAGgggcacggcgccgccgcggagctcGCGCACGAGGAGGCGTTGCCCCtgggcgtcgccgccgactgGAACCTGCCCCTGCACTGCAACGGCCTTGTGATGGTGTCCTCGGAGATGTACTCCTCGGATCAGATCATCGTCTGCAACCCGGCGACCAGGGAGCTCGCCGAGCTGCCGGTCGGCACGCCGGACTTGTTCGGGATCCAAAAGGTAGGCCTCGGCGCCGATCCATTGACGGGCGAGGTGAAGGTGGTTCGATGCTTCATCCGCCACTGCGATTATACCAAGACGGACTACAGCGTCGGATGCGAGGTCTTCCccctcggcggcggctcagGCGCGTGGAGGCCGGTCGCCGACTCGCCCTACCTCGTCATGCCCTCTCCGTCGCCGTGCATCCTCGGCGCCATCTACTGGACCGCCGccctgccgtcgccgcccgctggcAGCGGCACCGCCTCCGGGATTCTGCGCTTCGACGTGCGCGCCGAGGAGTTCTCCCTTTTCCCGATCCCGCCGTGCATGCAGGCGGCGCCGGAAGACGTCGAGGGCTTCGGCCCGGCCCTGACCGAGCTGGCTGGCAAGCTGTGCTACGTACACAAGCATGTCAgtgacgccggcgtcgccgccgctcagctCTGGACGgcttccgccgccgacgacgatggcgcggcgcggtggtCGATGCATTGCACCGTCGAGCTATACCACCCTGCCTTGGCCGTCCGTCCATTTGCCGTCGACTACCAAGGAGGCATATTTCTGAACGCGAATTTCACCTGCATCTTCCGGTACGACACGGAACGCCAAGTGCTGGAACGTGAAGTGGGCATGAACCAGGAGATGACCTACTTCCGTGCAAGCAACAGGTTGCACTACCGCTTTTATGGTGGAAGGTGGATGCACCATGTCGTTCCGTACAGGGAGAGCCTGCTCACCATCAGAGCAAAGTAA
- the LOC121054671 gene encoding F-box/LRR-repeat/kelch-repeat protein At1g09650-like produces MENQREGGGYDEPWSKRRRRNPAGATMADIPDDVAEQILLRLPVKSILRFRSVCRSWRAMVADPRFVRLQLHHSTAARRRRRRPPSMIVMPCWSVTDQRMGAVSFFHYQGHGAAAELAHEEALPLGVAADWNLPLHCNGLVMVSSEMYSSDQIIVCNPATRELAELPVGTPDLFGIQKVGLGADPSTGEVKVVRCFIRHCDYTKTDYSVGCEVFPLGGGSGAWRPVADSPYLVMPSPSPCILGAIYWNAALPSPPPPAGSGTARGILRFDVRAEEFSLFPIPPCMKAALEDDEGFGPALTELAGKLCYVHKHVSDAGVAAAQLWTASAADDDGAARWSLHCTVELYHPALAVRPFAVDYQGGIFLNANFTCIFRYDTERQVLEREVGMNQVVQYRESLLTIMQSN; encoded by the coding sequence ATGGAGAATCAACGGGAAGGTGGAGGTTACGACGAGCCCTGGagcaagcggcggcggcgtaaccccgccggcgccaccatggCCGACATCCCGGACGACGTCGCCGAGCAAATCCTGCTCCGCCTCCCCGTCAAGTCCATCCTGCGGTTTCGGTCCGTGTGCAGGTCGTGGCGCGCCATGGTCGCCGACCCGCGCTTCGTGCGCCTCCAGCTGCACCACtccacggcggcgcgtcgccgccgccgtcggccgccgtcCATGATCGTCATGCCGTGCTGGAGCGTGACGGACCAACGGATGGGAGCGGTCAGCTTCTTCCATTACCAGgggcacggcgccgccgcggagctcGCTCACGAGGAGGCGTTGCCCCtgggcgtcgccgccgactgGAACCTGCCCCTGCACTGCAACGGCCTCGTGATGGTGTCCTCGGAGATGTACTCCTCGGATCAGATCATCGTCTGCAACCCGGCGACCAGGGAGCTCGCCGAGCTGCCGGTCGGCACGCCGGACTTGTTCGGGATCCAAAAGGTAGGCCTCGGCGCCGATCCATCGACGGGCGAGGTGAAGGTGGTTCGATGCTTCATCCGCCACTGCGATTATACCAAGACGGACTACAGCGTCGGATGCGAGGTCTTCCccctcggcggcggctccggcgcgTGGAGGCCGGTCGCCGACTCGCCCTACCTCGTCATGCCCTCTCCGTCGCCGTGCATCCTCGGCGCCATCTACTGGAACGCCGccctgccgtcgccgccgccgcccgccggcagCGGCACCGCCCGCGGCATTCTGCGCTTCGACGTGCGCGCCGAGGAGTTCTCCCTTTTCCCGATCCCGCCGTGCATGAAGGCGGCGCTGGAAGACGACGAGGGCTTCGGCCCGGCCCTGACCGAGCTGGCTGGCAAGCTGTGCTACGTACACAAGCATGTCAgtgacgccggcgtcgccgccgctcagctCTGGACGgcttccgccgccgacgacgatggcgcggcgcggtggtCGCTGCATTGCACCGTCGAGCTATACCACCCTGCCTTGGCCGTCCGTCCATTTGCCGTCGACTACCAAGGAGGCATATTTCTGAACGCGAATTTCACCTGCATCTTCCGGTACGACACGGAACGCCAAGTGCTGGAACGTGAAGTGGGCATGAACCAGGTCGTTCAGTACAGGGAGAGCCTGCTCACCATCATGCAAAGTAATTAG
- the LOC102717160 gene encoding DNA-directed RNA polymerase I subunit rpa43-like isoform X1 → MDALREAEAKLTVYVHPSNAADVRRAVARQLSTLLFSYEDRFDGVLLAHEAIVESEQGKILNGLVPYFGVPVHANLLLYSPKPDMMLEGKVEMLGKESIHAIVLGVFSAAIMSDDIHKKFKFKKKNGRGKFVSRSDQQHVIKKGSMIQFSVKRVDTEMNCHITGSLIPPHTGSMLWLSVHDAEYALEINSRKSSRDINIKIEQHEQDNKTVNDEQGVKNSERKHKSKSRKRNFEER, encoded by the exons atggATGCGCTtcgggaggcggaggccaaGCTGACGGTGTACGTGCACCCCTCCAACGCCGCCGacgtccgccgcgccgtcgcccgccaGCTCAGCACGCTCCTCTTCTC GTACGAGGACCGCTTCGATGGGGTGTTACTGGCTCATGAAGCTATCGTGGAGAGTGAGCAAGGCAAAATCCTGAATGGTTTGGTACCGTATTTTGGTGTGCCCGTGCACGCAAATCTGCTGCTTTACTCTCCGAAGCCTGACATGATGCTGG AAGGGAAGGTTGAAATGCTTGGAAAGGAATCAATCCATGCCATTGTACTAGGGGTATTCTCAGCAGCCATTATGTCAGATGATATTCATAAGAAGTTCAAGTTCAAAAAA aaaaatggtAGAGGAAAATTTGTAAGCAGGTCAGACCAACAGCACGTGATTAAAAAAGGAAGCATGATACAATTTTCTGTCAAAAG GGTGGATACAGAAATGAATTGTCACATAACTGGATCTTTAATCCCACCTCACACTGGATCCATGCTTTGGTTGTCAGTACATGATGCTGAGTATGCATTGGAAATCAACAG CAGGAAAAGTTCAAGAGATATCAACATTAAAATTGAGCAGCATGAACAAGATAACAAAACTGTCAATGATGAACAGGGTGTGAAGAACTCTGAAAGAAAACACAAGTCCAAGTCCCGAAAGAGGAATTTTGAGGAAAGATGA
- the LOC102717160 gene encoding DNA-directed RNA polymerase I subunit rpa43-like isoform X3 yields the protein MVLDALKVAQDSLFWVIDFDKCRYEDRFDGVLLAHEAIVESEQGKILNGLVPYFGVPVHANLLLYSPKPDMMLEGKVEMLGKESIHAIVLGVFSAAIMSDDIHKKFKFKKKNGRGKFVSRSDQQHVIKKGSMIQFSVKRVDTEMNCHITGSLIPPHTGSMLWLSVHDAEYALEINSRKSSRDINIKIEQHEQDNKTVNDEQGVKNSERKHKSKSRKRNFEER from the exons ATGGTTCTTGATGCTCTCAAGGTGGCACAAGATTCACTCTTTTGGGTGATTGATTTTGATAAATGCAGGTACGAGGACCGCTTCGATGGGGTGTTACTGGCTCATGAAGCTATCGTGGAGAGTGAGCAAGGCAAAATCCTGAATGGTTTGGTACCGTATTTTGGTGTGCCCGTGCACGCAAATCTGCTGCTTTACTCTCCGAAGCCTGACATGATGCTGG AAGGGAAGGTTGAAATGCTTGGAAAGGAATCAATCCATGCCATTGTACTAGGGGTATTCTCAGCAGCCATTATGTCAGATGATATTCATAAGAAGTTCAAGTTCAAAAAA aaaaatggtAGAGGAAAATTTGTAAGCAGGTCAGACCAACAGCACGTGATTAAAAAAGGAAGCATGATACAATTTTCTGTCAAAAG GGTGGATACAGAAATGAATTGTCACATAACTGGATCTTTAATCCCACCTCACACTGGATCCATGCTTTGGTTGTCAGTACATGATGCTGAGTATGCATTGGAAATCAACAG CAGGAAAAGTTCAAGAGATATCAACATTAAAATTGAGCAGCATGAACAAGATAACAAAACTGTCAATGATGAACAGGGTGTGAAGAACTCTGAAAGAAAACACAAGTCCAAGTCCCGAAAGAGGAATTTTGAGGAAAGATGA
- the LOC102717716 gene encoding uncharacterized protein LOC102717716, with product MVVASGGGRNAWAKDMTIRRRIASIFNKTRDHFPSLKDYNDYLEEVEDMTFNLIEGIDVEVIEAKIARYQQENAEQIYLSRAKRAEDLAAALKASRMNPGKAGADGTAAGSSQGISSGAGIQQGQYAPAAVPRGLGQPRPTGMAPQPIGDSSVHPLLQGDDEGTMRLRAERGARAGGWSIEMCKRRALQEAFSSIFV from the exons atggTAGTGGCGTCCGGCGGAGGGCGGAACGCGTGGGCGAAGGATATGACCATCCGCCGCAGGATTGCCAGCAT ATTCAACAAGACGAGGGATCATTTTCCGTCCCTGAAAGATTACAACGACTATCTTGAGGAAGTCGAAGATATGA CTTTCAACCTGATTGAGGGGATAGATGTTGAGGTGATTGAAGCTAAAATTGCCAGGTATCAACAGGAAAATGCTGAACAGATATATTTGTCCCGAGCTAAAAGG GCTGAAGATCTTGCTGCCGCACTTAAAGCAAGCAGAATGAACCCCGGAAAGGCTGGGGCCGATGGCACG GCTGCTGGAAGCTCTCAGGGCATTAGCAGTGGCGCGGGAATTCAGCAAGGCCAGTATGCGCCTGCTGCCGTTCCTCGTGGACTAGGCCAGCCCCGGCCGACAGGAATGGCCCCTCAACCAATTGGTGATTCATCAGTTCATCCTCTTCTTCAAGGTGATGATGAGGGGACCATGAGGCTACGTGCTGAGAGAGGAGCTCGAGCAGGTGGATGGAGTATTGAGATGTGCAAGAGAAGAGCACTACAGGAAGCGTTTAGTAGCATATTCGTCTGA